aagtgcattttatgatgaaattgataaaaaaaaaaaaaaaacaggaatttgtggatatttctcatagaaaaataccgcgaatgcatgAATTTTCCGTGAGTAATgaggggaaacgttcccaagagaaatccgcgaatgcgtgagtccgcaaatccgaacacgaatacgggggggccactgtataaaaaaaaaaataataataataataaaaaaccttcGACGAGATATAACTGAAGGCATGGATCATAAGATAACCAACACAGCGAGCACATGCGATAGAATAAGCTCATCTATTGTCTAATCTTAGAGAAATGAATGGAGATGATTATAATTGATGTGCTAATATGAGCACAACACTCACTAACCAATGCTTATACCCCATTGATATTTATTCTGCTCAACTCTTGGGCTTCAGTGGAACTCCAGTGACAGTTGCATCACATTTTCACGTCACTGTTTTGCAACATTTAATGCTTTCAGCCATTCTGAGTTGAAAGAAAAAACACACTAATGTCCATACATACCTGTACAAGATTGTAGCCTTCAAGTAGCGCCTTGACTTCTTTGATCACAGCAACCTTCTTGGCAGCATCAAACTTATTCATTTTCACAGTGAAACTTGTTTGAACTTTGGAAGGGCCCACTgcctcctcatcttcctcctttaagttaaaaaaatattaacaacatTAAGGGCTTTCTTTCAACAATATAAGATATCAAACAATGAAtaacaaaaatggaaaattaaaaaaacatttacattagGCTATACTActtagttttaataaaaaaaatgtatgcaatttatcatttaattatatgaaatttatcacttAGTTAtccattttacattattttattatttatcccTTTTACATCTATTTTAAGATTTGTTACTATATGCAATCTTGAATTTATGTCTTCCAGACAGAATACAGCAGCTAAACTGTAACCCTGAAGAATGAAAAATTTAGCTTAATTACATCTAAAAAGAATATCTTCAGTAGTTTCAGGTTTTAAATAAACGACTAATctacatatttttcataaatagaaaaaaggatACAACATCAGGTTGAAAAAAGGTGCATCACTTAAAATGTGTCCTATACATACATGTTCCCAGTATGCTTAAGCTAATTAAGAGGtaaaagctacaaaaaaaaatcccagcaCCTAGTTCTGTTATCCTAAaagattagaaaaataaaagaaaaaaggaggaacagtgaaattgctaaaaaaaaaaaaaaaaaaaaatcaaacctgATAAAAATACTTTTACTTTATATAAGTGATGGAACGGCAAGcttacattctctttctctcttggctCAGAAATACAAGAACACCAAAATATAATTACGAGTAAGTGAACTGCATTTCTTGGTGATAAATGTTATTGGTTGGCAGTAACGACACATTTAAAGCATGAAAACATACCTGTGCTGGGGCAGCTGCTCCTGGCATAGCAGCTCCAAATGCCATGACAGGAGCATCAGATATGTTAAGCGTTTTCTTTAATAAGTCATTCAAGTCCGCCACTTCTAAAACAGTCAGCTGGGTGATCTGTGACacaatattctgtattttttctggATATAcctgaaatgaaaatacaaaccAAATCATACCTAAAATATGCATACATTACACTCTATGCTATTATTTGTAAATATGAACTTGTATAGTTAAAAAAATACTAGTGAAAACAAACTTATTTACACAgtgattttacaaaaaataaataaataaataaaatctgagACCTTAGGTGCTCCATCAGCAGTGGGTGTTGACAACGCCGCTTCAGCACTTAAAAATCGATGTTGATGTGGAATCAAGTTAACAGCAGCACCATGCCTTAATATGTTTTGTCTGAAAGGAGATGAAAAATGTTAAGACTACAGTACTgtgcaaaaaagggattttgacgtaggaaaaatctatttctgggctagGAAATGTGTCTGCTAAATGAACCCTTGCTGATATAAAACTACATTACTATTACctcgaccgtattagaactcgacataatcagATTTCAACGTGAAATTTAAGAGTAAATTTTGCATCAGAGCTCGAACGAAAAACTGGAATCCAACACAATgaaccatatgatttttgtaaacaaaagtgtttCGGTCAGTCGTTGTTAGTGGGCGCTCTTGGTGGTGTAGCAAAAGCCAGGTCACTCTGCTGCTATTGTTTTGAGCAAGTATGTACGTACTTACTTGTACAGGAATATTTCCTAGTTTTGTGGCTTTCTGTACTGTATTTTGATTCAACCATGGGTTCAAAGACAGCCATTGCAGACAAGCAGAAGAGGGAAATGTTAAGAACCACAACTGAacttaaggagattattgaaaaatatgaaaGGGGCATTTGTGTGACTGATTTAgcatcttatttttaatattttattaatttactgtaataattaggctagttttttaatgttttattattagcaacaagttTTGTGCTTACCCATTACAATACACAGTATGCCTACTGTGCTCGATCAACCATCGGTAACTTGGCCGCATTGGATGTAGGCCAGTTTTTCATGTACactatacatttaaaaatataaaaataggacatctaatacaattttatttaatcCTGAACTTATTTAAGGGTCATTTAAGggtaatgttttatataaaaaggcaaggttagggtaataggCAGTGGTCAAAAATGGATTAACcctttttcaattatttcttaagaaaaaatttattcagaTTTCAACTGAATCATGCCTGGACACTTCTGGAAAAGATCAGCATTGAGGTCCAGGGTTCTAATCAACTACATCTTAGTACCTATATACCAAAGCAATGCACAAACAAAGCATCAGTAATGAACCATTAGATAAGGGACAGCCTCACTAAACTATTCTGAACACAAAAAGACTTATAGAGATGCAAGGCGCAGCACTAATCAGGGAAGACGGAACTGTCAAGGATTTATCTCCACTTACCTAGCCTGTAAAAATACATCGGCTAAtagtttcatatattttcttcccTGGGTTGCTGCCTCCTTAACAGTAGACCAAAGTCATAGTTGAACTGGGTTGCTGCCTCACCTAAGACATCcgagagcagtggttcccaacctttggcactttgaggaacccctgagacggcaatctgccacaaggccagcgctattttcggcgatttgattgcccaggccaaagacaatggaggagaagggacatgaacgccaaccccagacttcaaggcttcgcatgggtagtttgagaaattccgtaaaaggactggcatccattcggtggtgcggcatggggaggtggccacctcagacacgaaagcggccgaagcctttaaaaagacgttcaacgagatgatgatcaaggaagggtgcagttctcagcaagtcttcaactgtgatgagactggccttttttggaaaaaaatgcctcgtcggacgtacatcacggaggaagagaagaagctacccgggcataagcctatgacagacaggcttacgctcgcactttgtttgaacgccagtggggattgcaaggtaaagcccctacttgtctatcattcggagactcctcgagccttcaaggcccacaaaatgcttaagaagcttccagtgatgtggagggctaatgcgaaagcctgggtaacgtggcttttgttcaccgagtgggtaaatctgtgtttcggcccgacagtgaagaaattcttggaagagaagcacctccctctgaaatgcctgctggtgttggacaatgcccctgctcaccctcctggcctcgaggaagatatcctagcggagtattcattcatcaaggttctttatcttccacctaacacgaCCCCTCTCCTCtggcccatggaccagcaagtgatatcgaacttcaagaagctgtatacaaaacatcttttcaagagatgtttcgacatcaccgataccacaaacctcaccttgcgtcaattttggaaggagcattttgatatcgtgatatgcatccgactcatcgactaagcttggcaggaggtttcgaggcgaaccttgaatccgcgtggaggaaactctggcctgatgccgtatccgcccgagacttcgaggcattcgacgtgggcgaagctggtgctgcagattcagaaacagttgacgatcctgaaactgtttcgcaaccagatcttgacgagatcgttgcactcggcaagtccatggggctggtcattgacaaggacgacatcaatgaccttctcgaggagcaccaagaggagcttacgaccgATGACCTGacggagttggaggccatgcaacttaacgttgttcaagaggagttctctagcagcggcgaggaggaggacaaggactctatgacaacggcagaaattaaggatgctctagctgcttttcataaggtgcaatcattcgtagaaaagagacaccccgaaaaggcttacacaggtcatatgcttgcacagtttgatgacgtttgcctgagtcgtttcaggaacattgttaaaagtaggcagaagcaatcttccttggatagttattttttaaagaggcctttagtaggagtagtaagcaaaaaggaagaatcaagtgatactactaaaaaacagaaagttaaatgtggtgaagaagctgaaattttgtaaaaaaataaaaaaaaaaaaaaaaaaaaaaaaaaaaaaaaaaaattagttttttgtaaacttaagtgttacaattttgttaacgtgtttcgtaaagtttagtttatgtatgttttccttacatttttttatgtttcgtaaagtaaagtgtatgtacgtatctgccgtttgtcctcctcctctgtcgccacttttggagatagcctcactcgaaaggtaaacttccacattttactacatacgatGTACGTAcggtatttcttgtataccatgcacactaatacactttatttacaggtatattagcagtacgtattaagttaggtattggatggtccaaattgttgtagtatttcattgtttataggtcaatttagctttattatgaaatttactggggagtttttggagggcttggaacggattagccattttacatgtaaaatgcggtccaagatacgaaaagctcatgatacgaaggccgcctcagaacggattaatttgatatcttgaggtaccactgtactttctattattggcaagatgaggagaagtccatctttcttgccatttgcttaaaatataggacctaaaaggaccttttagatctgtatgaggcactttactaaaggctgtttctgatgagacactagcagctttcgcttccctatctgccatctcgtttctgcaaatccccacatgtgaagggacccaacagaaagagacagatttccgcaaataatacaaatggaggagcgattcctgcACTTTTTGAACACCGGTTGAGGATGGCTGTCCTAGAGTATCACGGCCTAACCTGGCCAGGGGGATGTTATCCCACCCACCTAGTCTTGCAACAAGATATTGGACAAAGAAGAATTGGGTAGCTAATCCTACAGTTTGGGGTCCAAATTTAAAGCTCCCTTGCTGTCTTCatgttttctttcctattttcaagtTCTTCTTTTGACAGACCTAAAACCAGAAGTATATTTGCTAGAAAGTGAGCAGTTTATCTGGTTACAGAACCAGAGATTtatgattttcttaaaattataagGATAACTCTTACCTAAGACATGTTTTTGTTTAGTACTTACATTCCCCTTTATGCccgtgttttaattttttctttaaatatctgcttctgtaagcagataaactgctcattttttcattgttttccacgACTCAGTACTTGACGTTTGATAATGTGTGCTGACTTTGACTACTAGGCTAGTTTAGAGTACCGCAATGAATTTGGACCCATAAACATTAGAATTACCAGGTTAGTTTAGGGTACATCCTTCTATTTCCCCCTTTATGATTAAGGGTCATGGCATTCTTTTCTATAGCCTGGCGGGGGGGATGGGGCTGGACGTGTGTCCCGCCAGGAAAACTAATGAcagaataataatactgaaaatttAGTACATAACGTAAATGAGTGATACAACAAGTAGATCTACCaataaaaaatctattatatAGGAATAACATCGGTATTTCTATATAGGTAAGCATTCCACGGCAATCTAGACTATGGCAATAGAAGTTTTCTTATGTTATTCTACTTGGTGTACAAGATTTGAAAGTAATATTCATTTGGACAActctaactaaacagtaatttacctttgaagacaacATGTCGGCACTAATGGGTGCAGTGTACCGCCATATAGAGTTCATCAGTAAATAAAAGTTTAGTTActgtgaaacaaaaaaaatattcccttgaACTCatgtaaagcaagtaaaataacctataggaaaacgtcaactgccatagtctagatcGCCGTGGAATAGCTAGTTATATAGGTCTACCATAATatcaatttgagaaaaaaaataatggtaggtACCTACTACTAGCCTACCTACCTAAGCTTAACAATAGGTAATACCTAATAATGGATTCGGTATTTCTTGACAGAACAGGTGATTGCTctccatttcataatttctactGAAATTAGTAGTGgctggggggtgtgtgtgtgtactgtcaaAATTGGTGCTCCGCCCATGAAAGTTTTCTGGATCCGCTAGGTACCTACATATAGGTAGGATGACTTTAATTAAGGTTAGGTCGATGACTCTGTCAAGGTAGTAACAAGTACTAGGTAGGTATATAGTAGGTATGCGTAGACCTTGATGCATCTTGCTTTAAAAAATCTGTGGCCGTTAGCCTACGTGAATGACGTAGCCCGCATCCATGTCTGTCTATCTTTGGGATTTAATCGATTTAGTACTAAACAATTCTTATTGAGAAAATCCTTCGCGTCTCACCGGCCGGGGCTGAAACTAAGATAGGCTACCTTACCTAATGTACTAGGTAGGTAGTAAGTTACTGGATGAAGGGTCCCTAATCCCGTTACTAGGATTAAGGGAAAACAAGGTGTTTTTGGTACCTTCAATTCGGTAATGTGAACAATGCacgaatgatataaaaaaaataggctaTAGCCTAGTAGGTAAAAGCCTGTAACGTAAGTTACTACCTAGTatacctaggtaggtaggtacctaGGTACTACCGAAACTGAAGTTAACCAACTTGATGAGACTGAATCTACATTTTTATAGCATACATACCTCAGACAACATGTAAGGACGCTGTAATTACTGGAACAGATTACTCTGGCCGTTTGCATCATCACTAAAAATCCCGACCGATATCTTTTTGTTTACAGAAACGTGGGATGAGCAGACTACACCACGGCGATTGAATAATAAATGTTAGGGGACACTGATCGCGCTGAAATCTACGGGTTCTCAAACTTGACGTCAGCGCTAACATGGAGTGGCCATCTTACTCCTCCTATTATGCACTCTGACggcatgtattgtatatatattacatgggctGTGTTTGATTGGAACAGATTTCGAGTCTTTACacatattattttctttcttactcCAAATATTTTCGTGCATAAAATATAGTTCAAACCCTGAAACGACGACagctataatttaattttttattgtctaATCTTTCATCTCTAGGTTATCttagatattttgcagatattaacaatatttctgttatttatgattttttttggacgAATACAGCTTTTAGACAACATTCACTTACATAATAATCTATATGGAAGAGGTCATAAAAGCTTAACATACGAGGTTATAATCTGGACTCAATTAATGTGACAAcagtttattttaaatattagctTTAAAAGCGAATAATATGCTGgtgttactttttttaattttccttattaggGAGGGATTGGCTTGCTGCACCTTAGgaataattgctttttttttctttctctttctttaaccTGGGTTGGATGAGGGGTTGAGGTGCCCTTCCATATCAACTTTTAGTTATAAATACATAgctacatactacacacacacacacacacacacacacacacacacacacacacacacacacatatatatataatatatatagtatatatatatatatatatatagatatatatgtatatataatatatatatataatatatataatattaatatatgtatgtatggagtatgtatgtatgtatgtatatatatatatatatatatatatatatatatatatatatatatcacgtggtttaatgaataaaaaaaatcggtcTTATATAAAAGCAAGAAAGATCGTGCGCAAGATTGCAAGAGTGAGGAAGGTGAGCAAGGACTTTAGACTGAATAAGACGTTCCACAAGGAAACAAGTACAGAgagaaatgtaaatgaataaatgaatcccAGAATAGAAGAGCAAACAGAGAAATGCTggttattgtaatataatatcttTTCCTATTGACAATACTAGATATCATCCAGCTGTTGTGCATATATATGATTACTAtttttaaattaggtgatagacAAATGTACATAAAACAGTAAGGGATTATTTCTGTTCCTGATTCTTCATGGCAAGTGTCAGAGACCACTTACTACTAAGCGAGTTGATCTTTTTTTGGGGGTATTATCTTATTTCTTGTGGATATACTTAACATTTACAGTTATATAGAGAAAAGTATGACAAATATGTCCCAACAAACTTATAGTAAACTAAGGCGGATTATAATCTTTATATACTCACCAATATGCATTTGTCTGTGGTAGTACCACAATTCTCCAGACCGATTTTTATCTTCAGCCTTCCTATTTCTCCGTAGTGCAACCATGGGGCTTACTTAATTTCACCATTATATCCTTGTACTTCTTCGCATTCTTTCAGAATCTCTTTATCCTGCAATCGAAACTATTCCAACTCGACcggccccctttttttattttatttatttattttttttttttttgtcaagcatTGAATGGCTGGAAGTGCCACAGCGTTTGGCTTTATACCCTAAattttgttattcattcattccttcattaTCATCAAAGTGAACTTGTACATGCACCAGAATTATTCCCGACAACTCTGGGGGTTTGACCGCCTGTGGTTTGGTTGTTTACTTGGGATACAACATATGCTCCTCTCAAGTCGGTAAATTAATCAGTTTTAGTGAATCATAGCATCCTGGGTGTCATTGGAAAGTAATTCCACACTAATGAGTTACATAGGTTTCCTGATTGCAATACCACTTTTTCatctggaaaagtttgtttagaTTGGGTGGACTACAAAACTCCACTTGCAAATCAATGAATTATTTCATgtttaccttataataataataataataataataataataataataataataataataataataataataataataataataataatagtggcgaAGAgtaggttaggtcgtcaatggactggttaagcaacattggggctggtcagttgttggatgggtgaccgctctcctcggcgttgattccttgggaaaggatctttaccataatttcttcagtctactcagctgtaaatgagtacctatccatGATggagtagggtccagctatgggttaaatagcaaaactcagcaatgatgttaagaaatgaaagaataaacgacaacgacataaatggaacctctggcaacagaggagcttcgtccagcagcccggtattcaacccaattgaaggggaagacggtcaggtacttggaggtcgtcatccagctactgaccaccacaacaacagtaaccaacagcctgagattggagctacagaagcaaaccaaaggaagaaatggacaagagaagaaaataaggaaatatggagatgctacatcagaagcaacccgactgagagaggatatagaagaaggttggtcaacatctggaatgagaagaATAACACCCCTCAAACAGAGCAggggctggcagaccaagtaaggaacataaagaaaaagaactggctctccccaacagaaagagaagaactggaaagggaaatgtcacatgacaatgaattacacgaagacaaactgagagacgatgccacagaagacgacagggatgatgaggtatcaaacaacgacacacgaaaaaacaccgacgaagtaacagagaggacggaatgggtagaaaagattagacaatggatggagccagatacagagagaacaaagatcccctccatgaaagcctacaacaccaagaaattaagggagaaaacaagtgaggtcaataaaATAATggacataatacacaccaccagtatcacagaaacaaataacttggcatacgcaggagcaagattagtagcagaactgatggggattcgaacaccaacaccaccagcacaaccaacccaacagaaaccaaaacagcaacctccttggaaaaggcacctagAAAagtaaatcatggtgatgagatctgacttgagtaaactgaaagagatggcagaaaaaaggctaagaagcaagaaaacaagggaggaactcaaagagaaatacaaagtacaagagaggggactaaacaacacaatagaagatgtaaaacagaggcttaaggccaaagcacataagatccaatggtacctgaacaggaataagggataccaacagaacaaactattcggaaccaaccagaaaagactatacagccaactaagaggggaagacaaccaccaagaaattcctgaagccgaagcaagtaagagactctgggaaaacatatggagcaatccagtatcacacaacaaacatgcaacatggatccaggaagtcaaggaagaagaaactgggagaataaaagaaagattcacagagatcacgacagacacagtcagacaccaactaaagaaaatgccaaactggaaagccccaggtcccgatgaagtccatggatactggctcaaaaacttcaaggccctacacccacgaatagcagaacaactccagcattgtatctcaaatcaccatgcacccaaatggatgaccacaggaagaacatccttagtacaaaaagacaagagtaagggaaatatagccagtaactacaggcctatcacctgcctaccaataatgtggaagttactaacaggtaccatcagtgaaaggctaaactacctagaggagacaaacaccatcccccaccaacagaaaggctgcagaaggacgtgtaggggcacaaaagaccagcccctgatagacaaaatggtaatgaagaacagtaggagaaggaaaaccaacctaatcatggcatggatagactataagaaagccttcgacatgataccacacacatggctaatagaatgcctgaaaatatatggggcagaggaaaacaccatcagcttcctcaaaaatacaatgcacaactggaatacaatacttacaagctctggaataagactagcagaggttaatatcaggagagggatcttccagggcgactcactgtccccactactcttcttgtagccatgattctcatgacaaaagtactacagaagatggatgccgggtaccaactcaagaaaagaagcaacagaatcaaccatctgatgttcatggacgacatcaagctgtatggtaagagcatcaaggaaatagataccctaatccagactgtaaggattgtatctggggacatcaggatcgagtttggaatagaaaaatgcgccttagtcaatatacaaaaaggcaaagtaacgagaactgaaggaataaagctaccaggtgggagcaacatcaaacacatagatgagacaggatacaaatacctgggaataatggaaggaggggatataaaacaccaagagatgaaggacacgatcaggaaagaatatatgcagactcaaggcgatactcaagtcaaaactcaacgccagaaatatgataaaagccataaacacatggggagtGCCAGTAaacagatacagtgcaggaataatggaatggacgaaggcagaactcctcagcatagatcagaaaaccaggaaacatatgacaatacacaaagcactaaacccaagagcaaatacggatagactatacataacacgaaaggaaggagggagaggactactaagtatagaggactgcgtcaacatcgagaacagagcactggagcaatactatctgaaaaccaatgaagacgagtggctaaagagtgcatgggaagaaggactaataaaagtagacgaagacccagaaatatacagagacaggacaatgacaaacagaacagaggactggcacaacaaaccaatgcacagacaacacatgagacagactaaagaactagccagcaatgacacatggcaatggctacagaggggagagctaaagaaggaaactgaaggaatgataacagcggcacaagatcaggccctaagaacaagatatgttcaaagaacgatagacggaaataacatctctcccatatgtaggaagtgcaatacgaaaaatgaaaccataaaccacatagcaagcgaatgcccggcacttgcacagaacccagtacaaaaagaggcatgattcagtggcaaaagccctccactggagcctgtgcaaggaacatcagctaccttgcagtaataagtggtgcgagcaccaacctgagggagtgatagaaaacaatcaggcaaagatcctctgggactatggtatcagaacagatagggtgatacgtgtaaatagaccagacgtgacgttgattgacaaagtcaagaagaaagtatcactcattgctgtcgcaataccatgggacaccagagttgaagagaaagagagggaaaaaatggataagtatcaaga
This is a stretch of genomic DNA from Macrobrachium nipponense isolate FS-2020 chromosome 46, ASM1510439v2, whole genome shotgun sequence. It encodes these proteins:
- the LOC135214806 gene encoding large ribosomal subunit protein bL12m-like; protein product: MMQTARVICSSNYSVLTCCLRQNILRHGAAVNLIPHQHRFLSAEAALSTPTADGAPKVYPEKIQNIVSQITQLTVLEVADLNDLLKKTLNISDAPVMAFGAAMPGAAAPAQEEDEEAVGPSKVQTSFTVKMNKFDAAKKVAVIKEVKALLEGYNLVQAKKFVESCPVIVKADIPKDEAEKLAEALNAAGADCVVE